Below is a genomic region from Longimicrobiaceae bacterium.
CTCTATTCTCCCGGACACGAAACTACCGTGTCCAGGAGAACGGAGCCCGCCGGAAACGGCCCCGGCGGTCTCCGCCCTTCGGGTCACGATCGCTTTCGCAACTGCGCCTCATACCAGCCCCCACTCCTTCAGCACTCCGAGCAGGGGTGGGAGCGGCTCATGCCAGAGCCACTCCACCCGGATCCAGAGCCCGGGAAGCACCCGGCTCTCGAAGCGGCCTGCCTCGTCCAGGGCGACCGGCTCGTAGACCTGCCGCTCGCCGAGCCGGTGGAATTCCGCCCGCCGGCGCTGGGGGTCGATCAGCCAGTACTCCCGCACACCGGCCTGCTCGTACTCGTAGAACTTGTCGCCGCGGTCCCGGCCGCGGCTCTCGGGGCAGATGACCTCCACCACCAGGTCCGCGGGACCCTCC
It encodes:
- a CDS encoding Uma2 family endonuclease, with product MAIQVPAGTMSYEEFLRAYDGVHAEWVHGEVVPMTPISPRHQQIAIFLSALFQHFCEERRAGVVLSAPVQMKVGEVAREPDVMVLTPEHAERIKSACVEGPADLVVEVICPESRGRDRGDKFYEYEQAGVREYWLIDPQRRRAEFHRLGERQVYEPVALDEAGRFESRVLPGLWIRVEWLWHEPLPPLLGVLKEWGLV